The genome window GCGGCGCCAAGCTCGATTCCAATTCCGAAGCGACGCGTTGGCTGGAGCCGGAGATCGAGGGCCTGCGTCGCAAGGTCAGCGAGGCCGAGAAGAAGGTCGCCGAATACCGCACCTTGCACGGGCTGCTGCAAACGAACGGCACGACCACCTTTCCGGCCCAGCAGCTGAACGATATTTCCGCCGAGTTGACCCGCGTGCGCGGCGACAAGGCCAATGCCGAGGCGAGGGCGCAGGCTGTGCGCAATGCGCTGTCTTCAGGCGAGGCCTCCGACACGCTGCCTGACATCATGTCCTCCCAGGCGATCCAGCGGCTGAAGGCGACGGAATCCGGCCTGCAGTCGCAAATATCAGATCTGCAGACCAGCCTTCTCAACAGTCATCCCAGGCTGAAAAGCCTGCGCGCCCAGCTTTCCGATATCCGGAGCCAGATCCGCCAGGAGACGCAGAAGATCCTGGCGAGCATCGAAAACGAGTCCAAGGTCGCCGATTTAAGAGCAAGCGAGCTCGAGCGCCAGTCGGACACGGTGCAGGCCAACAGCGCCCGCGCCGGTGAAGACGAGGTCGGTCTCAACGCGCTGGAGCGCGAGGCCACCGCCCAGCGCCAGCTGCTCGAAACCTATCTGGTGCGCTACCGCGAGGCCGCTTCCCGCGCCGACAGCAATTCGAGCCCGGCGGATGCCCGGATCGTTTCCAGGGCTGTCGAGCCGGTCGATCCCTATTTCCCGAAGGTGGTGCCGATCGTCGTCGTCGCTGCCGTCGCGACGCTGATCATGAGCGCCATCATCACCATGCTGGCCGAACTTTTCAGCGGTCGGGCGCTCCGCCCCGTGGATGCATCCCCTGAAGCAATCGAACCGGAGGCAGCCGTCGAGGAGAAGCATGTGCCGCAGGCCGCGCCGATCGCCGCTGCCGCCAGAAAGCCCGTCCAGCCGAGCATGCTCGCCGTTGTCGCGGCGGAAGAGGAGGCGATCGAGGACGTGAAGGCGGCCGAGGAGGCGCCGCAGGACGACAACGAATTCTCCGTCGCCTCCGTTGCGGACTATCTCACCGGCAGCCGCGCGCCGCTGGCCATTGCGATATCTCCGACCGGTGACAATGGCTCGGCGGCGACGGTCTTGCTGACCCGCATGCTCGCCGATGCCGGCCGCCGCGTCATCCTGATCGATATGACCGGGTCCGGCTACCCCACGGAACTGATGGCCGAGGACAATGCCGCTCTTGGCGTCACCGATCTGCTGTGCGGCGAGGCCGCCTTCGGCGACACCATCCACGGCGACCGCCTATCCGATGCTCATCTCATTCCCCAAGGCCGGAGTGACGTTCGCCGCGCCATGCGCGGCGTCGACCGGCTGTCGCTGCTGCTCGATGCGCTCGCCGCCGCCTATGACCTCGTGGTAGTCGAATGCGGTTCGGCCGATGTCGCCGGCGTCTCGCGGCTGACGCGCAGCCGCGACGTCGAGATCATCCTCTCGCTGCCGGAGGTCGAGGAGAGCATCTTCGTTGCCCTGATGACGGAATTCCAGGCTGCGGGTTACGAGCGCGTCGTGCTGATGTCGGGCGGTGACGGGGCCGAGCAGGAGTTCGGCCGGGCGGCCTGAACCGTCGGCCCATTCGCCTGAATGGCTAGCCGATCCGTGCCCGGATGCTCTGGGCGAATTTGTAGAGCTTAGGGCGCGCCTTGATATGCGCCTTGCCGCGGGTGACGATCCGGTGCGCCGCACCGGCGGCGACGCCGAACGGCGAGACCGGCAGCACCACGTCGTAATGCGCGGTCTCCACAGGCGCCCAGGAACGCTTGTAGGTCTGGTCGCCGAGGCCGAAATCGAACAGCGCGATACCCTTGCCATGCAGTCCCGAGATGGTCTGCCAATAGAGGAATTCGCCGGGGCTGGTATCCGGCACGAGTTCTTCGTCGATCGCGCCGAACTGGCAGATGATGTGGTCGCCCTTGCGCGAAATCCCTGAAATGGCGGCGATCCGCTCTTCCTGCCCGCCCTTAAGCCGCAGTACATGCATCTGCAGCCCGAAATACCGCCTGCCGTCATCCTGCTTGTCGATGAGGCCGTGCAGGAAAGCCCGCGTTTCCTTGTCGGCGAAGACGTCGGGCAGGCCGAGGCTGGCGAAGCGGACGCTCTTCAGGCGGAAGAACATATCGAGCAGACGGTGCTGTTCTTCCGATGTCTCGGGGGTAACGTATTCGAAGCCGCCGGCCGCCTCGAGACGTTTCGACTGAACGCGGAATTTCTTGCGCCGGTTCTTGGCGTTGAGCTGCTTCAGCGTCTCCTCGAAAGTGGAGAGGAACGGCAGCTGGTAGGCATGGTTCTGGTTCCGCACCATCGGCAGCCCCGCAAGCGGGCTCTGCCGCCCGCGCCATTCCAGCGGAATGTTCTGCAGCAGCAGCAGATCGGCACGGCCTTTCAGCGCCCGCTGCAGCCGGTCGGCGAAGTCGTGAGGATCGATGGTCCCGCCGGTTTCAGCAAAGCCTTCCGAGAACAGGCCGGTATTGATGTTGCTGTGATCGGCGGCGATGAATTTTGCAACAGTGAGCCCGCGGGACTTGACGATCTCGACCGGCAGAATGAACGCGGCCTGGCCGCTATAGGTGCCTTTGAGGATTGCAAGCGGCCGCTGGAATGCGTTCACCCAGGCGGCGCACCAGTCGTAACTCTGATGCAGCGACTGGAGATTGTCGTGCTCCAGCGCCCGCCACTCCTCCTCCAGCGGCTGCATCGTGTCGAAGACTTCGATGTCGATTTCAGCCATGGCGAGTTTCATGCTCAGCTGGCGCAGGCGCGAAATGACCGTATCGGCCGGCGCCACGCCCTCGGACGGCTGTTCATGGGCATCGAACTTTTGCGTCTGCACGGCTTCTCTCCGGTCAACAATGCTGATCGGGAAGGTAGGTATGCCGAACGTATATTTGGTTTACTCGCAGGCGCTGGGCGAGGTTTTCCGCCGATCACGGTTATTCGGCCGTTAATGGCCCTAAAGCATGTCGCGCAAAAGTGTGCAGCGGTTTTGCGACAACGACATGCGTAAAAACAAAGACCTAAAGCGCGACAAGCGAATCTGAAAGATCGCGACGCGCTTTAGCGCTGCCGCGGTCCGGCCATCCATTTGATGATCACCATTGCCGGTAGGACCCAGAGCAGGCCGGTGAGCAGGAAATAGAGCAGGTGCCCCCACCAGGGCGCGTTGCCGAGCGTTGCCACCGCAATCGTATTCGCCACCAGCGCATAGACCAGCACGAGCACGATGATGAGGATCGTGCCGATGAATTTGCGGAGGCGGATGGGCATCGGTTATCTCT of Rhizobium sp. BT04 contains these proteins:
- a CDS encoding GNAT family N-acetyltransferase, with product MQTQKFDAHEQPSEGVAPADTVISRLRQLSMKLAMAEIDIEVFDTMQPLEEEWRALEHDNLQSLHQSYDWCAAWVNAFQRPLAILKGTYSGQAAFILPVEIVKSRGLTVAKFIAADHSNINTGLFSEGFAETGGTIDPHDFADRLQRALKGRADLLLLQNIPLEWRGRQSPLAGLPMVRNQNHAYQLPFLSTFEETLKQLNAKNRRKKFRVQSKRLEAAGGFEYVTPETSEEQHRLLDMFFRLKSVRFASLGLPDVFADKETRAFLHGLIDKQDDGRRYFGLQMHVLRLKGGQEERIAAISGISRKGDHIICQFGAIDEELVPDTSPGEFLYWQTISGLHGKGIALFDFGLGDQTYKRSWAPVETAHYDVVLPVSPFGVAAGAAHRIVTRGKAHIKARPKLYKFAQSIRARIG
- a CDS encoding GumC family protein — translated: MSGVARDQDVDIDLGQLVRAVWARRLRILAITLVGAGVAFAGAKIMSPQYRSETRILIEPRAPAFASTQQVNDASAGPLMDELNIASQVQLLQSADLLKKVINDLKLYNLPEFDDAANGSAMSSILVKLHLKKNPLENPPEERVIDAFVERLQVYQVPGSRVIGISFTSKDPKLAAAIPNAMANVYLSTQSGAKLDSNSEATRWLEPEIEGLRRKVSEAEKKVAEYRTLHGLLQTNGTTTFPAQQLNDISAELTRVRGDKANAEARAQAVRNALSSGEASDTLPDIMSSQAIQRLKATESGLQSQISDLQTSLLNSHPRLKSLRAQLSDIRSQIRQETQKILASIENESKVADLRASELERQSDTVQANSARAGEDEVGLNALEREATAQRQLLETYLVRYREAASRADSNSSPADARIVSRAVEPVDPYFPKVVPIVVVAAVATLIMSAIITMLAELFSGRALRPVDASPEAIEPEAAVEEKHVPQAAPIAAAARKPVQPSMLAVVAAEEEAIEDVKAAEEAPQDDNEFSVASVADYLTGSRAPLAIAISPTGDNGSAATVLLTRMLADAGRRVILIDMTGSGYPTELMAEDNAALGVTDLLCGEAAFGDTIHGDRLSDAHLIPQGRSDVRRAMRGVDRLSLLLDALAAAYDLVVVECGSADVAGVSRLTRSRDVEIILSLPEVEESIFVALMTEFQAAGYERVVLMSGGDGAEQEFGRAA
- a CDS encoding DUF2842 domain-containing protein; its protein translation is MPIRLRKFIGTILIIVLVLVYALVANTIAVATLGNAPWWGHLLYFLLTGLLWVLPAMVIIKWMAGPRQR